The sequence GTCGGCGGCGGAGCAGGAGCTCTGGGGGATCGCCGGCTTCCGGCTCGTGTACCGGACGGAGGATCTGACGATCTACGAATCCGAGGGGGACGTTCCCCCGAAGGGAGAGTGACCCCGATGGGCGACCCGAGAGCCAAGCTCTACCATCGTCCCGGGTGAAGCTCCTGCGCCAAGACGCGGGAGTTGCTCGCGTCCTGGGGCGTCGCCTTCGACGCCGTCGACGTCGAGGCGGAGCCCGGCGCCCGGCAGGATCTCGAGCGGCTCGGCATCCGGCTCGTCCCCGCCGTCGTCGTCGGCGACCGGGCGGTCCACGGCTGGAACCCGCAGGGCCTGGCGGAGCTCGTCGGCGTCCGCTACGGGGCGCCGGCCCGCCTCGAGCCCGCCGAGCTCGCTCGCCGACTCGACCGGGTCCTGGCCGCCGCCCAGCGCGCGATGCGCCAGGTGCCGCCGGAGCACCTCGGCATGACCCACCCGGGCCGGGACCGCTCGGTGCGGCAGCTCGGCTACCACGCCTTCCGGCTGAGCCTCGCGTTCCGCGACGCGATGGTGAAGGGCCGGCTGCTCGAGGCCTGGCTCCAGGAAGAGGCGCCGCCCGAGCTCGGCGACGGTCCCGCCGTCGCGCGCTACGGGGAGACGGTGCGCCGCGAGCTGGGCGCCTGGCTCGGGCGCCCCGAGGCGTGCGCCGGCGTGGTCGAGACCTACTACGGCCGGCAGACGGCCCACGAGCTCCTGGAGCGCACCGTCTGGCATGCCGCCCAGCACGTGCGCCAGCTCGAGGCGCTTCTCGCCCGCATGGGCATCACGCCCGAGCAGCCCCTCACCGAGGCCGATCTGAACGGGCTTCCCCTACCGGAGCAGATCTGGTGATTTCGGGGAGAAGGCCATGCGCCGCGATGCGTCGAGCAGCGCTCCGAGCGGCGGCTGTGCCGCCGCAACCGAAGGGGGGGCATCGGGGGGTCTTCCGAGACCCCCCGAAGTGACCTAGAGCTGGCCGTCGAGCGGCACGGCCAGGAGCTCCATCAGCCGCTCCCGGAGGCCTCGGCGCCGCCACGCCCTCAGCTCGACATTCCGGGCAGAGCCCAGGTCGGTCTCGAAGACCCGCTCCAGGCGGCGCGCGACGCCCGCGTCGTACAGGACGAGGTTCAGCTCGTCGTTGAGGGCGAAGGACCGGTTGTCGAGGTTGGTGCTGCCGATCGTGGCCCAGCGGCTGTCGACGACCATCGTCTTGGCGTGGAGCAGCCCGGGCCCGTACTCGTAGATCTCGACCCCCGCCTTGAGCAGCCGCCCGAAGTGCCGCCGTCCGGCCTGGCGGACGAGGCTGTGATCGATCACGCCCGGAACCATCACGGCGACCCGGACACCGCGTCGGACGGATGCGGCGATGGCGTCGAGCATCCGATCGTCGGGAACGAAGTACGGGTTGGTGATGTAGATGGAGTGCCGCGCCGACGAGATGGCGAGCAGGAAGGTCGTGTACATGGCGAAGCTTCCGCTGGCCGGCGAGCTCCGCACCACCTGGGCATGGACCGGACCATTCGCCGGCAGGCGCGGGAAGTAGGCCTCCCCACCCAGGACCGCGCCGGTTGCCTCGAGCCAGTTCTCGGCGAACGCCCCCTGGAGGTAGTAGACGACCGGGCCCTCGACCCGGACGTCGGTCTCGCGCCAGTGCTCGGGCGTCCGTCCATCCCCCATCCAGCGCCGGCTGAGACCGGATCCTCCGGTGAATCCGATCCGGCCGTCCACGACGAGGATCCGCCGGTGGTTCCGGTTGTTCGCGCGATGCAGGGTCGTGGGCTGCAGGGGGCGGAAGCTGACGACCTCGCAGCCTGCCTGGGTCATCAGGGGCGGGTACTCGGCCGGTATCTCGAGCGCCCCGAAGGCGTCCAGCAGGACGTGGACGGCGACCCCGGCCCGACAGCGCTCGGCCAGGGCCTCGGCCAGATCGCGAGTGACGAGGCCGTCGGCCACGGAGTACTGGGCGACCGTGATCGTCCGGCGCGCCGACCGGATCGCCGCGAGCTGGGCCGGGAAGATCTCGTCGCCGTTCAGCAGGATCTCCACGCGGTTCCCGGCCACGATGGGCGCCGAGGCCAGCGCCTCGAGGGTCGGAAAGAAGGACGGCTCCCCGAGCGCCATCGACGGCAGCTCGAGGTGAGGATGCACCCGGGCGCAGGCGATCGTGGCGAGGGCGACCGTCACGGGAAGAAAGGCCCGAACGAGAAGGCGCGGTACTCCCATGCAAACCCGAAGCCTGGACTCCGGGCCAGCCGCGGCGGAGGGGGGTCTTCCGAGACCCCCGAAGCAACTAGGCGCGGACGTGCGGACGAACCTCCGCCGCGAAGCGCTCGAGGACCTCGACCATCGCGGGCAAGGTCGGCACCGAGAAGTCCAGCACGAAGTGCTGGACGCCGACCGCCACGTAGGCCCGCAGGTCCTCGACGAGCTGGGCCGGCGACCCGGTGAGTGGCATCCGCTCGGCGGTGCCACCATCCTCGAAGCGGAGCGGCCCCTTGAAGGCGACCGTGATGGCGGCGGGATCGCGCCCGGCCTCCGTCAGGAGGTCGCGGAGTCGCCGCACCTTGACCGCCAGCTCGGCGGGATGCAGGGTGACCGGGGGGCGGAGTCCGAGCGGGTGCCAGCCATCGGCCACCGCCACCACGCGACGGAGGGCGGCTTCGCTGTGCCCGCCGATCCAGATCGGGATGTGCGGCTGCCGGCGCGGGTGGGGCCGGACGCCGCCGGCCTCGGCCACCCGCGCGAATCGTCCCTCGAAGTGAAGGCGCGGCTTGGTCCAGACCTCCTTCATGAGGCGCAGGTACTCGAGCGTCCGCGCGGCGCGGTCCTCGAAGGGGACGCCCACCGCCTCGAACTCCTCCCGCCACCAGCCGATGCCCGCGCCCAGGATCACGCGCCCGTCGGAGAGGTAGTCCGCCGTCGCCAGG is a genomic window of Candidatus Methylomirabilota bacterium containing:
- a CDS encoding DinB family protein; the encoded protein is MAELVGVRYGAPARLEPAELARRLDRVLAAAQRAMRQVPPEHLGMTHPGRDRSVRQLGYHAFRLSLAFRDAMVKGRLLEAWLQEEAPPELGDGPAVARYGETVRRELGAWLGRPEACAGVVETYYGRQTAHELLERTVWHAAQHVRQLEALLARMGITPEQPLTEADLNGLPLPEQIW
- a CDS encoding phospholipase D-like domain-containing protein, whose product is MGVPRLLVRAFLPVTVALATIACARVHPHLELPSMALGEPSFFPTLEALASAPIVAGNRVEILLNGDEIFPAQLAAIRSARRTITVAQYSVADGLVTRDLAEALAERCRAGVAVHVLLDAFGALEIPAEYPPLMTQAGCEVVSFRPLQPTTLHRANNRNHRRILVVDGRIGFTGGSGLSRRWMGDGRTPEHWRETDVRVEGPVVYYLQGAFAENWLEATGAVLGGEAYFPRLPANGPVHAQVVRSSPASGSFAMYTTFLLAISSARHSIYITNPYFVPDDRMLDAIAASVRRGVRVAVMVPGVIDHSLVRQAGRRHFGRLLKAGVEIYEYGPGLLHAKTMVVDSRWATIGSTNLDNRSFALNDELNLVLYDAGVARRLERVFETDLGSARNVELRAWRRRGLRERLMELLAVPLDGQL
- a CDS encoding LLM class F420-dependent oxidoreductase, with amino-acid sequence MTVEFGWSLQGRGLLAGRDAITTLARRAEALGYDSIWVTDRMVIPVQSRSAYPYSPTGAFPLGPDEPWLEALTAVTYLATITERIRVGTSVLVIPYRNPIQTAKALATADYLSDGRVILGAGIGWWREEFEAVGVPFEDRAARTLEYLRLMKEVWTKPRLHFEGRFARVAEAGGVRPHPRRQPHIPIWIGGHSEAALRRVVAVADGWHPLGLRPPVTLHPAELAVKVRRLRDLLTEAGRDPAAITVAFKGPLRFEDGGTAERMPLTGSPAQLVEDLRAYVAVGVQHFVLDFSVPTLPAMVEVLERFAAEVRPHVRA